CGGGTGCTGCATCAGGCCGCCATGGACAGCGCGCCTTGCGCTACCGGGGAGAATCAACCTAGGCTTCGCTGATTCCAGGTTCAGGCGTTTTCCATGGACAGCAGAAAAAACTGGCGTGAAGAGCTTTACGTCATCATCTTCCAATCCGATACCCCGGCCGGTCGCCGCTTCGACAGCATTCTGTTGTTGATCATCCTCGCAAGCCTGGTGATCGTGATTCTGGACAGTATCGACAGCGTTCACCAGAACTACGCCGACCTACTGGCGTACATCGAATGGGGCTTCACCGTCGTTTTCGCCATCGAATACGGTCTGCGCCTGTACTGCTCGCCCAAGCCGCTGCGCTACGCATTCAGCTTTTATGGGCTGGTGGATTTGCTGGCGATCGTGCCCGGCATCCTCGCGCTGTATTACAGCGATGCGCAGTACCTGCTGATTATCCGGATCATTCGGATGCTGCGGATTTTCCGCGTACTCAAGCTCAGCCCGTATCTGAAGCAAGCCAACTATTTGATGACGGCGTTGCGCGGCAGCAAGCAGAAGATCGTGGTGTTTCTGCTCAGCGTCAGCACCCTGGTGACGGTGTTCGGCACGCTGATGTACGTGATCGAAGGCCCGGAACACGGCTTCACCAGCATCCCCAAAGGCATCTATTGGGCCATCGTCACACTGACCACCGTGGGCTTTGGCGATATCGTGCCCAGGACGCCATTGGGTCAGGTGGTTTCGTCGCTGGTGATGATCACCGGTTACTCAATCATCGCCGTGCCAACAGGGATCTTTACCGCGGAACTGGCCAACGCCATGCGCGGCGAACAATTGCAACACGATTGCCCGACCTGCCAGAAAAACAGTCACGAACACG
The window above is part of the Pseudomonas sp. B21-048 genome. Proteins encoded here:
- a CDS encoding ion transporter → MDSRKNWREELYVIIFQSDTPAGRRFDSILLLIILASLVIVILDSIDSVHQNYADLLAYIEWGFTVVFAIEYGLRLYCSPKPLRYAFSFYGLVDLLAIVPGILALYYSDAQYLLIIRIIRMLRIFRVLKLSPYLKQANYLMTALRGSKQKIVVFLLSVSTLVTVFGTLMYVIEGPEHGFTSIPKGIYWAIVTLTTVGFGDIVPRTPLGQVVSSLVMITGYSIIAVPTGIFTAELANAMRGEQLQHDCPTCQKNSHEHGAAFCSRCGNALFKKLE